From a single Terriglobia bacterium genomic region:
- a CDS encoding HAD family hydrolase: protein MIKGMSGFPQGNGAQALLIDADDTLWENNIYFERAIAGFISYLNHREYSPEQVRAALNEVERECIISHGYGLHSFAHALMRTFEQLAVEPVAPEQHERIRSFAHAIAEHPVEILAGVPETLEYLAARHHLILMTKGDFTEQSGKVERSGLKEFFAAVEIVAEKNAAIYGEVVAKYGLAHDATWMIGNSPKSDINPALAAGLNAVFVPHDQTWILEHEEVAEAPPGQRLLVVEKFAGLREHF from the coding sequence ATGATTAAGGGCATGTCCGGTTTTCCCCAAGGCAACGGCGCGCAGGCGCTGCTCATCGATGCCGACGACACGCTTTGGGAGAACAACATCTACTTCGAGCGGGCCATCGCCGGATTTATTTCCTATCTGAACCATCGCGAATACTCGCCGGAACAGGTCCGGGCGGCGCTGAACGAGGTGGAGCGCGAGTGCATCATCTCGCACGGGTACGGGCTGCACAGCTTTGCGCACGCGCTGATGCGGACCTTCGAGCAACTGGCGGTGGAGCCGGTCGCGCCGGAGCAGCACGAACGCATCCGCAGCTTCGCGCATGCCATCGCGGAGCATCCGGTGGAGATCCTGGCGGGCGTGCCGGAAACGCTGGAGTACCTGGCGGCGCGGCACCACCTGATCCTGATGACCAAGGGCGACTTCACGGAGCAGTCGGGGAAGGTGGAGCGGTCGGGGCTGAAGGAATTTTTTGCGGCGGTGGAGATCGTGGCGGAGAAGAACGCGGCGATCTATGGCGAGGTGGTCGCGAAATACGGCTTGGCGCACGATGCGACGTGGATGATCGGGAACAGTCCGAAATCGGACATCAATCCGGCGCTGGCGGCGGGCTTGAATGCCGTGTTCGTGCCGCACGACCAGACCTGGATTCTGGAACATGAGGAAGTGGCGGAAGCGCCGCCGGGGCAGCGGCTGCTGGTGGTGGAGAAGTTCGCCGGGCTGAGAGAGCATTTCTAG
- a CDS encoding HD domain-containing protein, translated as MGVTNDNFRRLLLTFQALSELGSEMTADTDFGQRAQSILSCVMEAADVREGALFVFRDKPAVLATVAVRGYTSFPGQGVIPLLPKHVHALNNVRAPLLISRAAWEQYLSSNGNVAPELFKCIAPLRVGGKLVGMVALGRRGEDEPYGEDDLQAIGMMVHYVALAVHNHTLSESLAQRVSEHLKLLGSVHNFYDTALETFANAIDIKHVNVRGHSLRVGRYSAGIADAMGLEQTEVAGLRAAGYLHDIGKVAVDKRLFAKPSALNEDEFREMADHTVVGHQIVRGVEFPWPKVPEVVRSHHERTDRSGYPDRLAADEIAMPARITAVADSFDAMTSERPYRSGMTVGEALSEIVRIAPLKFDINAVQALMVQVRRDAVGRKENRFLAERTVCNIAPTDIDVLASALNHKITHGRIYSA; from the coding sequence ATGGGAGTAACGAACGACAATTTTCGGCGGCTCCTGCTGACCTTCCAGGCCCTCAGCGAACTGGGCTCGGAGATGACGGCGGACACCGACTTTGGGCAACGTGCGCAGTCCATCCTTTCCTGCGTCATGGAAGCGGCGGACGTGCGCGAAGGCGCGTTATTTGTTTTTCGCGACAAGCCCGCGGTGCTGGCGACAGTGGCCGTGCGCGGCTACACTTCCTTTCCCGGGCAGGGCGTCATCCCGCTGCTACCCAAGCATGTGCATGCCTTGAACAACGTGCGCGCGCCGTTGCTGATCTCGCGCGCCGCCTGGGAGCAGTACCTAAGCTCCAACGGCAACGTGGCGCCGGAGCTGTTCAAGTGCATCGCTCCTCTCCGCGTGGGCGGAAAGCTGGTGGGCATGGTCGCGCTGGGACGCCGCGGCGAGGACGAGCCGTATGGAGAAGACGACCTGCAGGCGATCGGCATGATGGTGCATTACGTGGCGCTGGCGGTGCACAACCACACGCTCTCGGAGTCGCTCGCGCAAAGGGTCTCCGAGCACCTCAAGTTGCTGGGTTCGGTGCACAATTTTTACGACACCGCTCTGGAGACCTTCGCCAACGCGATCGACATCAAGCACGTGAACGTGCGCGGGCATTCGCTGCGCGTGGGGCGGTATTCCGCGGGGATCGCCGATGCCATGGGACTGGAGCAGACCGAGGTCGCGGGCTTACGCGCGGCCGGGTACCTGCACGATATCGGCAAGGTCGCGGTGGACAAGCGGCTGTTCGCCAAGCCGAGCGCGCTGAACGAAGACGAATTCCGCGAGATGGCGGACCACACCGTGGTCGGGCACCAGATCGTGCGCGGCGTGGAGTTTCCGTGGCCGAAAGTGCCGGAGGTGGTGCGGTCACATCACGAGCGGACGGACCGCAGCGGGTATCCGGACCGGCTGGCTGCCGACGAGATCGCCATGCCGGCGCGCATTACGGCGGTGGCCGACTCCTTTGACGCGATGACCAGCGAGCGCCCGTACCGATCCGGCATGACCGTGGGCGAGGCGCTGAGCGAGATCGTGCGCATTGCGCCCCTGAAGTTCGACATCAACGCGGTGCAGGCGCTCATGGTGCAGGTGCGGCGCGACGCGGTCGGGCGCAAGGAGAATCGGTTCCTCGCCGAGCGGACGGTCTGCAATATCGCGCCCACCGACATTGACGTGCTGGCCTCGGCGCTGAATCACAAGATTACGCATGGGCGGATCTACTCGGCGTAG
- a CDS encoding DUF1800 family protein → MRRKQLTVLLVILACAVSASLWAGNKKKDKKATAQLDERQRALHALNRLTFGPRPGDVDRVAAMGVDQWIEQQLHPEKIDDSALEARLEPLRTLHMDARQLVENFPPPQLIKQVADGRRSMPSDKTERAIYESQVEKYQDRQEKKAAKAAPADQAGEDQGMMLTEEQKAERREARMYAREQLDKILALPTPDKRMQAILAMDPQQRQMLARALPPEEREQLMNSLSPQQREQLMAMNNPPQVVATELMQGKVLRAAYSERQLDEVMTDFWFNHFNVFIGKGADRYLVGEYERDVIRPHALGKFQDLLMATAKSPAMMFYLDNWQSVGPRSPVGLGGPPRARNAARMGRIRPFGGPFGLPYPRPQQRPQPPQQANAKKQPRGLNENYARELMELHTLGVDGGYTQKDVTEMARVFTGWTIREPRRGGDFDFNPRMHEPGAKFVLGHTIKEHGEGEGKEMLTILAHHPSTAHFISKKLAMRFVSNNPPEALVNRMAGTFLKSDGDIRQVLRTMFDSPEFWAPQAYRAKVKTPLEFVVSAVRASGADVSNALPLVQTLNQMGMPLYGAQPPTGYSMKAETWVNSAALLNRMNFALRFTSGRMPGVTFAPERVLGSTEAPGDTNAALARLENTLLAGDLSKQTHETILKHAVDPQVTGRVLDDPSRPVNVGVLAGLILGSPEFQKR, encoded by the coding sequence ATGCGACGCAAGCAACTGACGGTCCTGCTGGTAATTCTCGCCTGTGCGGTTTCGGCCTCGCTCTGGGCCGGCAATAAGAAAAAAGACAAGAAAGCAACGGCCCAGCTGGACGAGCGGCAGCGGGCGCTGCACGCGCTCAACCGGCTGACCTTTGGGCCGCGGCCGGGCGACGTGGACCGCGTAGCCGCCATGGGCGTGGACCAGTGGATCGAGCAGCAACTGCATCCCGAAAAGATTGACGACTCGGCGCTGGAAGCGCGCCTGGAGCCGCTGCGCACTCTGCATATGGATGCCCGTCAACTGGTGGAGAACTTCCCTCCTCCGCAGTTGATCAAGCAGGTGGCGGACGGGCGCAGGTCCATGCCATCGGACAAGACGGAGCGCGCGATCTACGAATCGCAGGTGGAGAAGTACCAGGACAGGCAGGAGAAGAAAGCCGCCAAGGCCGCACCGGCCGATCAAGCGGGCGAGGATCAGGGAATGATGCTCACGGAAGAGCAGAAAGCGGAACGTCGCGAGGCCCGCATGTACGCGCGCGAGCAGCTCGACAAAATCCTCGCGCTGCCGACGCCGGACAAGCGCATGCAGGCGATCCTGGCGATGGATCCGCAACAACGTCAGATGCTGGCACGGGCGCTTCCGCCGGAAGAGCGCGAGCAGTTGATGAACTCGCTGTCGCCGCAGCAGCGCGAGCAGTTGATGGCGATGAACAATCCGCCGCAGGTGGTCGCCACCGAGTTGATGCAGGGCAAGGTCCTGCGGGCGGCCTACAGCGAGCGTCAGCTCGACGAGGTGATGACCGATTTCTGGTTTAACCACTTCAACGTATTCATCGGCAAGGGAGCGGACCGCTACCTGGTCGGCGAGTACGAGCGCGATGTGATCCGTCCGCACGCGCTCGGCAAGTTCCAGGACCTGCTGATGGCCACCGCGAAAAGTCCGGCCATGATGTTCTACCTGGACAACTGGCAGAGCGTGGGGCCGCGGTCGCCGGTGGGGCTGGGCGGGCCGCCGCGGGCGAGGAACGCCGCCCGCATGGGCCGGATTCGCCCGTTTGGCGGGCCTTTCGGGCTGCCGTACCCCAGGCCGCAGCAGCGTCCGCAACCGCCGCAGCAGGCTAACGCCAAAAAGCAGCCGCGCGGGTTGAACGAGAACTACGCGCGCGAATTGATGGAATTGCACACCCTCGGAGTGGACGGCGGATACACGCAGAAGGACGTCACCGAAATGGCGCGCGTGTTCACCGGGTGGACGATCAGGGAACCGCGGCGCGGCGGAGATTTCGATTTCAACCCGCGCATGCACGAGCCCGGCGCCAAGTTCGTGCTCGGACATACGATCAAGGAACATGGCGAGGGTGAAGGCAAGGAGATGCTGACAATCCTGGCGCATCATCCTTCGACGGCGCACTTCATCTCGAAGAAGCTGGCGATGCGGTTCGTCTCCAACAATCCGCCGGAAGCGCTGGTGAACCGCATGGCGGGCACGTTCCTGAAAAGCGATGGCGATATCCGGCAGGTGTTGCGCACCATGTTCGACTCGCCGGAATTCTGGGCGCCGCAGGCGTATCGCGCGAAGGTGAAGACGCCGCTGGAGTTCGTGGTATCGGCGGTGCGGGCAAGCGGCGCGGATGTGAGCAACGCGCTGCCGCTGGTGCAGACGCTGAACCAGATGGGCATGCCGCTGTACGGGGCGCAACCGCCAACCGGGTACTCGATGAAAGCGGAAACCTGGGTGAATTCGGCGGCGCTGTTGAACCGCATGAACTTCGCGCTGCGCTTCACCTCGGGGCGGATGCCGGGAGTGACGTTTGCGCCCGAGCGCGTGCTGGGGTCGACGGAGGCCCCAGGCGATACCAATGCGGCGCTGGCCAGACTGGAAAACACGCTGCTGGCCGGCGACCTGTCGAAGCAGACACACGAGACCATCCTGAAGCATGCCGTGGATCCGCAAGTCACCGGGCGCGTGCTGGACGATCCGTCACGGCCGGTGAACGTGGGAGTGCTGGCAGGATTGATCTTGGGGTCGCCGGAGTTCCAGAAAAGATAG